The Pseudonocardia sp. HH130630-07 DNA window TGGGAGGGGTAGTCGCTGCCGTCGAGGGTGAAGTAGCGCAGCGCGGTGAACTCCGACTCGATCCAGTTCAGCCAGGACGCGTTCGTGGGGGTGAGCACCAGCTCGACGTCGTGGTCGTGGCACCAGTGCGCGACATCGGTGCGCAGGTGCGGGGAGAAGTTGTCGCAGACCACGTGCAGACCGCCGGTGGGGAAACGGCGGCGCAGCTGGCGGAGGAAGTCGAGGAACTCGCGGCCGCGTTTGCGGTCACGGAGCCGGTAGAACAGCTGCCCGGAGGCCAGGTCCAGACCGGCGAACATGTGCCGGACCCCGCTGTGACGGCTATAGGTGGCCCGTAGCCGGGCCGGGCGCCGGATCGGGAACCAGCCCCGACCGGGGCGGGGCAGCAGGTTCAGCGGCCCGAACTCATCGACACAGATCACCCGCGCACCCGGTTCGAGGCGACCGTCGGCGGCGCGGTCGTAGAGGTCGAGGATCCGGTTCATCTTCTCCACGAACCGCGGGTCCCGGCTGGCCTTCCAGGTCTTCGTGGCCTGCCAGCGGACCCCGGCGTCACGCAGGACCTGGCGGACGGTCTCGACGCTGATCACGACCCGGTGTGCGGCGGCGAGGTGTTCGACCAGCTTGGCCAGGCTCCAGGTGGTGAACGGCAACCCGACCTGCTGGGGCGGGGTGCGAGCGACCCGGCAGATCAGCTCACGGACGTGGGGACCGAACCTACGGGGTCGGCCCCCGCTCCATTTTGGGTCCAAAGCGGCGAAGCCCTGCTGGTTGAACGCGTGGATCACCTCCCGCGCGTACTGCGGCTTCGCCGCGAACATCATCGCGGCCTCGGTCGCGGTCCGGCCCTGCACCGAGGCCAGCACGATCCCCGCCCGCCGCAACCGGACCCGGTCCCGCGCCGTGCGCGTGATCCTGACCAATCGCTGGGCCTCGTCCGGGGTCAGTCCCCGGACGAACACCTCCGGCTGTCGCGCCACGGCCATCACCTCCGGCGCACAGCCTCCTGCGCCAGACCGGGACGGATCAAGCCGACACGATTACGTCCCCAACGTTCCCGGACGCGGCACTAGATCAGAGGTCCAAGCATGTTTACCTCGTGATCACGACCGGCCTCGATGACGGCTGAGAGTGTGGTCAGCTGTGCGGGACCGCTGGGCTGGGGCCTCGGGCCGGCGGAGGGTCACTCCGGCGTCGGTGAGCATGGTCAGGTCGAGGTGCCAGCGCCGCGCGGAGCGGGCGGTCCAGAGCTGGCCGGCGTCGTCGACGTGGCGGGCGACCTGGGCCCGGTTCAT harbors:
- a CDS encoding IS630 family transposase, giving the protein MARQPEVFVRGLTPDEAQRLVRITRTARDRVRLRRAGIVLASVQGRTATEAAMMFAAKPQYAREVIHAFNQQGFAALDPKWSGGRPRRFGPHVRELICRVARTPPQQVGLPFTTWSLAKLVEHLAAAHRVVISVETVRQVLRDAGVRWQATKTWKASRDPRFVEKMNRILDLYDRAADGRLEPGARVICVDEFGPLNLLPRPGRGWFPIRRPARLRATYSRHSGVRHMFAGLDLASGQLFYRLRDRKRGREFLDFLRQLRRRFPTGGLHVVCDNFSPHLRTDVAHWCHDHDVELVLTPTNASWLNWIESEFTALRYFTLDGSDYPSHTAQEAAIAGYIRWANRHARPKKHFAPESKIRRPDYLPNVA